From the genome of Glycine max cultivar Williams 82 chromosome 2, Glycine_max_v4.0, whole genome shotgun sequence, one region includes:
- the LOC100776840 gene encoding uncharacterized protein, with the protein MGNSLKTPCFQLNTNSSSSSKSVKLIFWEGTSRSLKGKHIAGEIMFEFPEMMVCHADSFFIGQPIPVLSIDDKLMPGQTYFILPIDLFACNNLTVASISSLGSCPNKSPIKFGACPFEYLKGSDGRVAIKVMPEFITRLITGGDQKENNNNIVGTPGSPSSFLCSTPELQKHYEQLVKSKDQVWSPKLETISEYKIRFSPCRFIGLEWKEKEKPVEMFTR; encoded by the coding sequence ATGGGAAACTCATTGAAGACTCCATGCTTTCAACTCAACACcaattcatcatcatcatcaaaatccGTGAAGCTCATATTTTGGGAAGGAACATCAAGATCCCTAAAGGGAAAACACATAGCCGGTGAGATCATGTTTGAGTTTCCTGAAATGATGGTGTGCCATGCAGACTCTTTCTTCATTGGACAACCAATTCCTGTTCTATCAATTGATGATAAACTCATGCCTGGCCAAACCTACTTTATTCTCCCCATTGATCTCTTTGCATGCAACAACCTCACCGTGGCTTCCATTTCTTCCCTTGGATCTTGCCCTAACAAGTCCCCTATCAAGTTTGGTGCATGCCCTTTCGAGTACTTGAAGGGCTCTGATGGAAGGGTTGCTATTAAGGTCATGCCAGAGTTCATCACTAGGCTCATAACTGGTGGAGATCagaaagagaataataataatattgttggAACCCCTGGTAGCCCCTCTAGTTTTCTGTGTAGTACTCCTGAGTTGCAAAAGCACTATGAACAGCTTGTGAAGTCTAAGGATCAGGTGTGGTCTCCTAAGCTTGAAACCATTTCGGAATACAAGATTAGGTTTTCACCATGCAGATTCATAGGATTAGagtggaaagaaaaagaaaagcccGTGGAAATGTTTACTAGGTAg